The Elusimicrobiales bacterium genome has a segment encoding these proteins:
- a CDS encoding nucleotidyl transferase AbiEii/AbiGii toxin family protein, which translates to MTLDYPKHKNILLQILKDIFSDTSIAPYLGFKGGTAALMFYGLNRSSVDIDLDLLDEKKKREVFEKIRKIAASYGKIVYSRVKRFNLVAIISHDLKSQNIKIEVNCRDFGSKYELKTLLGISMLVMVKEDMFANKLMAMYERIGKTSRDVYDVYFFAKNNWPINRKLVEARAKLSFSEVLNKCVKLLENMDNRHILDGLGEMLSEPQKGWSRAKLRTETIFLLKAWLESEKN; encoded by the coding sequence ATGACATTAGACTATCCGAAGCACAAAAACATTTTGTTGCAGATACTGAAAGACATTTTTTCCGACACGTCTATCGCTCCCTATTTGGGATTTAAGGGCGGCACAGCGGCGTTGATGTTCTATGGCCTTAACCGCAGCTCTGTTGATATTGACCTCGACCTGTTAGACGAAAAAAAGAAGCGGGAAGTGTTTGAAAAAATCCGGAAAATAGCCGCAAGTTACGGTAAAATCGTGTATTCAAGAGTCAAACGATTCAATCTTGTGGCGATTATCTCTCATGATTTGAAATCCCAGAACATTAAAATTGAAGTAAATTGCCGGGATTTCGGCTCAAAATACGAGTTGAAAACATTGCTCGGCATCTCAATGCTGGTGATGGTTAAAGAAGATATGTTCGCCAACAAGCTGATGGCGATGTATGAACGCATCGGCAAAACAAGCCGCGATGTTTACGATGTGTATTTTTTTGCGAAAAACAACTGGCCGATAAACAGGAAACTGGTTGAGGCCCGCGCCAAACTATCTTTCAGTGAAGTTCTGAACAAGTGCGTCAAGTTATTGGAAAACATGGACAATCGCCACATCCTTGACGGCCTCGGGGAAATGCTTTCCGAACCTCAAAAAGGCTGGTCCCGCGCGAAACTACGGACAGAGACAATATTTTTGTTAAAAGCGTGGCTGGAAAGCGAAAAAAATTAG
- a CDS encoding type IV toxin-antitoxin system AbiEi family antitoxin domain-containing protein, with amino-acid sequence MGRYMDIKPAKGRYLEILLRSPKTVFSIKDIALLWAENREVNIRIRLSSYAKNGKLIRIHRGIYAKDKNYDRFELATRIYTPSYISFETVLTRAGVNFQYYGNIFVASYVTREIEVDGQKISFLRMKDYVLSNTIGIEHPNDIATATKERAFLDRIYISKDYHFDQLDVLDWDKVFDILPIYRNKKMAKKVEEYFKHYKRE; translated from the coding sequence ATGGGTAGATATATGGATATAAAACCGGCGAAAGGCCGATATCTTGAGATTTTGTTGCGGTCGCCCAAAACTGTCTTTTCCATAAAAGACATCGCTTTGCTATGGGCTGAAAACAGGGAAGTCAATATCCGGATAAGATTGAGCAGCTATGCAAAAAACGGGAAATTAATCAGAATCCATCGAGGCATTTATGCCAAAGACAAGAATTATGACAGGTTTGAGTTGGCTACCCGAATCTATACACCCTCCTACATCAGCTTTGAAACGGTGTTAACCCGCGCCGGAGTGAATTTTCAGTATTACGGGAACATCTTTGTTGCTTCTTATGTCACACGGGAAATAGAGGTCGACGGGCAGAAAATATCGTTTTTGCGCATGAAGGATTATGTTTTGAGCAACACGATTGGAATTGAACATCCAAACGATATCGCCACCGCAACAAAAGAGCGGGCGTTTTTGGACAGAATTTATATCAGCAAGGATTATCACTTTGACCAGTTGGATGTTTTGGATTGGGATAAGGTTTTTGATATTTTGCCGATATACCGCAATAAAAAAATGGCCAAAAAAGTTGAGGAGTATTTCAAGCATTATAAAAGAGAATAA